Proteins found in one Apostichopus japonicus isolate 1M-3 chromosome 16, ASM3797524v1, whole genome shotgun sequence genomic segment:
- the LOC139982637 gene encoding uncharacterized protein isoform X13, with translation MLRDIATAKEKEKCDKGIHILRSSKLYSSNIRVKTYTETRWLGICQRWCRAYALPGFNVSVTTNNGVEALNRTLKQFYLKLTTTNTVSSLAETLVLDFIPDQLMSYTRKNYAFSSQYKAYNPQVPAFLHDRPRAFVKHCMTKISAATHYKSKDVQKVGENIFQVKSENSLQNTWYEVFLGDSKSFPKCQCAAFMENFMPCKHLFAIFAHSDATWNSLSPLYKNSAYFNLDLSFLSKEVQFKSCLRDDQEVGTGSPVQQEDETDVSGEEASTCNRYIHSTQKCLREKLKVLQDLSFLSSDVDVMSNVISQLTLACAELEQTIPRENQLPLHQSGKKSALRPLPQRKKKMKKAKQSKMTHRTDPPPKKRVHFEATGSGDKSSDPPPKKRVHFEATGSGDKSSDPPPKKRVHFLATCSGDKSSDPPPKKRVHFEATGSGDKSSDPPPKKRVHFLATCSGDKSSDPPPKKRVHFEATGSGDKSSETDQLLQELKQSETTNLKRIHREQRYHVCGEVLEYDDFKSLIYPNWLNDKVMNAYLSVLRSQCNTSDNNHVFIIPSYLAVLWDAGRFNTWMMREINLVMFKWIFMPINITNNHWILLAANVPQMSVSILDSMDTGKGLSYVGKWKKFMHNRSRLVGEFDGEWKTGHLMSAQQKDGNSCGPFVLMNALALTRDILLESLTHEHVLLMRTYVFTILKKNAVKPPGQRKKCDMPGCLQPEMPAMWVACDVCGRWCHFLCVGMKKKPMQEYLCPICIAQYR, from the exons ATGCTGAGGGATATTGCaacagcaaaagaaaaagaaaaatgtgacaAAGGTATTCACATTTTGCGTTCAAGCAAGTTGTACTCCTCAAACATCAGAGTGAAAACATACACTGAGACTAGATGGCTTGGCATATGTCAG CGATGGTGCAGAGCATATGCACTGCCTGGCTTCAATGTGTCAGTCACCACAAACAATGGAGTAGAAGCACTTAACAGAACACTGAAGCAGTTCTACCTAAAGCTGACAACTACAAACACTGTCTCTTCATTGGCTGAAACTCTGGTGTTGGACTTCATACCAGATCAACTGATGTCCTACACAAGAAAAAACTATGCCTTCAGTAGCCAGTACAAGGCATACAACCCTCAAGTGCCAGCATTTTTGCATGATCGACCCAGAGCCTTTGTTAAGCACTGCATGACAAAGATAAGTGCGGCCACTCACTACAAATCAAAGGATGTCCAAAAGGTTGGTGAAAATATTTTTCAGgtgaaaagtgaaaattcctTACAAAATACATGGTATGAAGTGTTCCTTGGGGACTCAAAATCGTTCCCCAAATGTCAATGTGCTGCATTTATGGAGAACTTCATGCCATGCAAACATCTCTTTGCAATATTTGCACACAGTGATGCCACCTGGAACAGCCTGAGTCCACTGTATAAAAACAGTGCATATTTTAACCTGGACTTGAGTTTTCTTTCAAAGGAAGTTCAGTTCAAATCTTGCCTAAGAGATGATCAAGAAGTTGGTACTGGGAGCCCTGTCCAACAGGAAGATGAGACAGACGTCAGTGGTGAAGAAGCCAGTACCTGCAATCGGTATATCCATTCTACCCAGAAGTGCCTCAGAGAAAAACTGAAGGTTTTGCAGGATCTctcttttctctcctctgaTGTTGATGTCATGTCAAATGTCATCTCCCAACTCACACTGGCATGTGCTGAACTGGAACAGACCATACCGAGAGAAAACCAGTTGCCTCTACACCAGTCGGGCAAGAAATCAGCCCTTCGTCCACTGcctcaaagaaagaaaaagatgaaaaaggCAAAACAGTCAAAGATGACACACAGAACAG ACCCACCGCCCAAAAAGAGGGTACATTTCGAAGCAACAGGCAGTGGTGACAAATCCAGTG ACCCACCGCCCAAAAAGAGGGTACATTTCGAAGCAACAGGCAGTGGTGACAAATCCAGTG ACCCACCGCCCAAAAAGAGGGTACATTTCTTAGCAACTTGCAGTGGTGACAAATCCAGTG ACCCACCGCCCAAAAAGAGGGTACATTTCGAAGCAACAGGCAGTGGTGACAAATCCAGTG ACCCACCGCCCAAAAAGAGGGTACATTTCTTAGCAACTTGCAGTGGTGACAAATCCAGTG ACCCACCGCCCAAAAAGAGGGTACATTTCGAAGCAACAGGCAGTGGTGACAAATCCAGTG AGACAGACCAACTCTTACAAGAATTAAAACAATCTGAGACGACCAACCTCAAAAGGATTCACAGGGAGCAACGTTACCATGTGTGTGGGGAAGTGTTGGAATACGATGATTTCAAAAGCCTTATCTACCCAAACTGGCTTAATGACAAG GTAATGAATGCATACCTCTCTGTACTACGTTCACAATGTAATACAAGTGATAACAACCACGTCTTCATCATCCCATCGTATCTGGCAGTTTTATGGGATGCTGGGAGATTTAACACATGGATGATGCGAGAG ATAAATCTGGTCATGTTTAAATGGATCTTCATGCCCATTAACATCACTAACAACCATTGGATTCTCTTGGCGGCCAATGTTCCACAGATGTCTGTGTCAATTCTTGACTCAATGGACACTGGAAAGGGTCTATCCTATGTAGGAAAATGGAA GAAGTTCATGCATAATCGCTCAAGGCTAGTTGGAGAGTTTGATGGAGAATGGAAGACTGGACATTTGATGTCAGCCCAACAGAAAGATGGGAACTCATGTGGGCCTTTTGTATTAATG AATGCTTTAGCTTTGACTAGAGACATCCTTTTAGAAAGTCTCACACATGAGCATGTACTGCTGATGAGGACGTATGTCTTCACCATACTTAAGAAGAACGCGGTGAAACCACCAGGCCAGAGGAAAAAGTGTGACATGCCTGGTTGTCTTCAGCCTGAAATGCCTGCAATGTGGGTAGCATGTGATGTATGTGGAAGATGGTGTCATTTCCTTTGTGtgggaatgaagaaaaaacccaTGCAAGAGTACTTGTGTCCCATATGCATAGCTCAATATAGATAG